The following proteins come from a genomic window of Bartonella apihabitans:
- a CDS encoding HAMP domain-containing sensor histidine kinase: protein MRLILLITLSVFITEIMVFMPSIASMQQSWLEDHHQSTKAISMILASSPEISLSPSLQKNVLTATDALAISIVKNNQRYNFATSPDLTKVNETINLPDYSETKALLDSLTTLYFGGNNILLLRGPIEGTDITLEVTVADAKLREAMIDFSWHFIVISLTIAIVAATTIYLIVHELLVRPLQNIYTNMLDFVMEPHNPSKILVPEARRDELGITQKRISVIESELQKSYAHQKHLANLGLAVSKINHDMRNILASAQLMSDHLADAKDPMVKKIAPKLIRAIDRAVTYSQTVITYGRTQEEAPKRKTLLLHDLVEDIFESLTLPGSDQVEFIDSVPFDMTIDADEEQLHRVITNLCRNAVQAMLEREDSEKFPKKLTVSGHRIDNVAVIDVVDTGPGLPAKAKEHLFSPFQGSTRRNGSGLGLTICEELIHALGGTITLVEDEKEGAHFEIRIPDLPSHSEE, encoded by the coding sequence GTGCGCCTTATATTGCTGATTACGCTTTCCGTCTTCATCACTGAAATTATGGTCTTTATGCCCTCTATTGCCAGCATGCAACAAAGCTGGCTCGAAGACCACCACCAGTCGACCAAAGCCATCAGCATGATTCTGGCTTCAAGCCCCGAAATAAGCTTAAGCCCGAGCTTGCAGAAAAATGTTCTGACCGCCACCGATGCATTGGCTATCAGTATTGTCAAAAATAACCAAAGATATAATTTTGCCACCTCGCCGGATTTGACAAAGGTCAATGAAACAATCAACCTTCCCGATTATAGCGAAACCAAGGCGCTGCTTGACTCTCTTACAACGCTCTATTTTGGCGGCAATAATATTCTGCTGTTGCGCGGTCCCATTGAAGGAACAGACATTACACTTGAAGTAACGGTTGCAGACGCGAAATTGCGTGAGGCAATGATCGACTTTTCGTGGCATTTTATTGTCATTTCGCTCACCATTGCGATTGTTGCGGCAACCACGATTTACCTGATTGTGCATGAACTTCTGGTGCGACCTTTACAGAATATCTACACCAATATGCTGGATTTTGTGATGGAACCGCACAATCCCAGCAAAATCCTTGTTCCGGAAGCGCGGCGCGATGAGCTCGGTATTACGCAGAAACGTATTTCGGTTATCGAAAGTGAATTGCAAAAAAGCTATGCCCACCAGAAACATCTTGCCAATCTCGGTCTTGCGGTTTCCAAAATCAATCATGACATGAGAAATATTCTGGCTTCCGCGCAATTGATGTCGGATCACCTTGCCGATGCAAAAGACCCGATGGTGAAGAAGATCGCGCCAAAACTTATCCGCGCTATCGACCGCGCTGTCACTTATAGCCAGACAGTCATCACATACGGGCGCACACAGGAAGAAGCCCCAAAGCGCAAAACACTTCTTCTTCACGATCTTGTGGAAGATATATTTGAATCGCTCACTCTTCCAGGTTCCGATCAGGTCGAATTTATCGATTCCGTCCCCTTTGATATGACAATCGACGCGGATGAAGAACAGCTCCATCGTGTCATCACCAATTTATGCCGCAATGCCGTTCAGGCAATGCTGGAGCGGGAAGACAGCGAAAAGTTCCCGAAAAAACTCACCGTTAGCGGACACCGAATCGACAATGTGGCTGTTATCGACGTCGTGGATACAGGCCCCGGTTTGCCAGCAAAAGCAAAAGAACATCTGTTTTCACCCTTTCAGGGCTCGACCCGCCGCAATGGCTCGGGTTTGGGGCTGACAATATGCGAAGAGCTTATCCATGCTCTTGGTGGCACAATTACACTCGTCGAGGACGAAAAGGAGGGCGCACATTTTGAAATCCGCATTCCCGATCTTCCCTCACATAGTGAAGAATGA
- a CDS encoding efflux RND transporter periplasmic adaptor subunit has protein sequence MKRPSKIALVVIFALIVVGLFVWQGSKNEKTGEHASSSSAKNNEVVVKAVDQKLINDRLSAIGTGRALATVAVTPWSSGVMDKIYVSAGMHVNVGDPVAKLDSDNEEIAVERAKVEVNDAELTMARTVKLRSSNTATEVQELSAKLALDKARLALRDAELAADRRTIRAPVSGIVGILPVDAGNYVTSDTTIARIDNRDHILIDVWVPERFAPLIKIGQQVKATSIARPGEEFVGRISAIDNMIDEQSRTLRIRAEVDNASGVLQSGMSFSVSLAFPGDPYPAVDPLAIQWNAEGAYVWRVKNGVVEHVRVGIVQRNADSVLVTGALHHGDLVVTKGVQNLQDKSAVDILPDEGVKEAGKSVSLKDQNNYSAQSGGNSKPREKAAEATADEARKAAGEPQEVKGNEKKIPDGANR, from the coding sequence ATGAAACGCCCGTCGAAAATTGCCCTTGTTGTTATTTTTGCCCTCATTGTCGTCGGACTGTTTGTCTGGCAGGGTTCAAAAAACGAGAAAACTGGCGAACATGCCTCTTCTTCATCCGCTAAAAATAACGAAGTGGTTGTAAAAGCCGTCGATCAAAAACTCATCAATGACCGTTTAAGCGCAATCGGCACGGGTAGGGCACTTGCAACGGTGGCCGTGACCCCCTGGTCTAGCGGCGTGATGGACAAGATTTATGTGAGTGCAGGAATGCACGTCAATGTCGGCGATCCGGTTGCAAAGCTTGATTCCGATAATGAAGAAATCGCCGTCGAGCGCGCCAAAGTGGAAGTCAATGATGCGGAATTGACCATGGCAAGAACGGTGAAGTTGCGTTCCTCCAATACCGCAACCGAAGTGCAGGAATTATCGGCAAAACTCGCCCTCGACAAGGCAAGGCTTGCACTGCGCGATGCCGAGCTTGCCGCCGATCGCCGCACAATTCGCGCACCGGTAAGCGGCATTGTGGGTATTTTACCCGTTGACGCAGGAAATTACGTGACATCCGATACAACAATTGCCCGCATTGATAATCGCGACCATATTCTGATCGACGTTTGGGTGCCTGAACGTTTTGCCCCGCTCATTAAAATCGGCCAACAAGTGAAAGCGACCTCAATTGCCCGTCCTGGTGAAGAATTTGTCGGCCGTATCAGCGCCATTGACAATATGATTGACGAGCAAAGCCGCACTTTGCGCATTCGTGCGGAAGTCGATAATGCCTCCGGTGTGCTGCAGTCGGGCATGTCTTTTTCTGTGTCTCTTGCTTTTCCGGGTGACCCTTATCCGGCCGTCGACCCGCTTGCAATCCAGTGGAATGCCGAGGGTGCCTATGTCTGGCGGGTAAAAAATGGAGTTGTGGAACATGTGCGTGTCGGCATTGTCCAACGCAATGCGGATTCGGTGCTTGTTACCGGTGCACTTCATCACGGAGATCTTGTTGTCACCAAGGGTGTGCAAAATCTGCAAGATAAAAGTGCGGTCGATATTTTGCCGGATGAAGGGGTGAAAGAGGCGGGTAAAAGCGTTTCTCTTAAGGATCAGAATAATTATTCGGCTCAATCCGGTGGCAATAGTAAGCCACGCGAAAAAGCAGCAGAAGCGACTGCGGATGAAGCCAGGAAAGCAGCCGGTGAACCTCAAGAAGTGAAGGGAAACGAAAAGAAAATCCCTGACGGAGCAAACCGGTAA
- a CDS encoding proline racemase family protein: MRTSKIVHVVSCHAEGEVGDVIVGGVTPPPGNTIWEQSRWLAKDETLRNFVLNEPRGGVFRHVNLLVPPKNPKAQMAWIIMEPADNPPMSGSNSICVSTVLLDTGIIPMQEPITHMTLEAPGGLVEVEAECKNGKAERINVRNVPSFVDKLDAKLEVEGIGTISVDTAYGGDSFVIVDAASIGLGLHPDQARDIATLGIKITNAANEQLGFKHPANDWNHISFCQITDPITKKNGVLWGKNAVVIQPGKIDRSPTGTGCSARMAVLYARGEMKVGDKFVGTSIIDTEFHCRIESVGEINGKPAIKPIISGRAWVTGIHQHMIDPSDPFPTGYRLADTWPMNK; encoded by the coding sequence ATGCGTACCAGCAAAATTGTGCATGTTGTGAGCTGCCATGCGGAAGGGGAAGTGGGCGATGTGATTGTCGGGGGAGTAACACCTCCTCCGGGCAATACAATCTGGGAGCAATCGCGTTGGTTAGCCAAAGATGAAACCTTAAGAAATTTTGTTTTAAACGAGCCGCGTGGCGGGGTATTCCGTCATGTAAATCTGCTTGTTCCTCCCAAAAACCCGAAAGCCCAGATGGCCTGGATCATCATGGAACCTGCCGATAACCCACCAATGTCCGGTTCGAATTCCATATGTGTTTCGACTGTATTATTGGATACAGGCATTATTCCGATGCAGGAACCGATCACACATATGACTCTTGAAGCACCAGGTGGTTTGGTAGAGGTTGAAGCCGAGTGTAAAAATGGCAAGGCCGAAAGGATCAATGTTCGTAATGTCCCCTCTTTCGTTGACAAATTGGATGCGAAACTTGAAGTTGAGGGCATAGGCACAATATCAGTTGATACCGCCTACGGGGGCGATAGTTTTGTGATTGTCGATGCCGCTTCTATCGGCCTTGGCCTTCATCCTGATCAAGCAAGGGATATTGCCACGCTTGGGATCAAGATTACCAATGCGGCCAATGAACAACTCGGCTTCAAGCACCCTGCCAATGATTGGAACCACATATCCTTTTGCCAAATCACCGACCCGATAACGAAAAAAAATGGTGTCCTATGGGGGAAAAATGCCGTCGTTATTCAACCGGGGAAGATCGATCGTTCACCCACAGGCACCGGCTGTTCGGCGAGAATGGCAGTCCTTTACGCGCGTGGAGAAATGAAGGTCGGTGATAAATTCGTAGGGACATCAATTATCGATACCGAGTTTCATTGCAGAATTGAGAGTGTTGGAGAGATCAACGGTAAACCGGCAATAAAACCGATCATTTCCGGCC
- a CDS encoding efflux RND transporter permease subunit, with amino-acid sequence MAGAFQKSGEREKDKGGLVALFIRRPVSAFVLNVLIMVAGLAALQGIDVRELPDVDRPVVTVSTDFDGAAAETIDREITQKLEDAVARVSGVKTISSRSSFARSRVTVEFNDGVDLNVAAADIRDAISRVTNDLPDDADASRIIKADSNADAVMRLAVTSTTMSVDDLTVLTEDQIVDTLSAVSGVADVQVNGDRDKIFRIDINPAKLASYGLTIADVTKTLSDMALDAPAGSLRSSSQALVVRATANISTPEEFENVYLNNRVRIGDIANVTLGPDVETSIVRVNGKPGVGLGIVRQAQSNTLDISEGIRSAVDNLNKTLPEGVHITITSDDASFIKGAIHEVEVALVVAVLSVVVIIFLFLWDLRATFIPALSIPVALIGTFAAIYLAGFSVNILTLLALVLATGLVVDDAIVVLENIVRHRNLGAAPGLRRSLAQEKCFLP; translated from the coding sequence ATGGCGGGCGCTTTTCAGAAATCCGGTGAACGCGAAAAGGATAAAGGCGGGCTGGTTGCACTTTTCATCCGCCGGCCGGTTTCGGCTTTTGTGCTCAATGTGCTCATCATGGTGGCGGGGCTTGCCGCACTTCAGGGCATTGATGTGCGCGAATTGCCGGATGTCGACCGTCCGGTGGTCACAGTCTCAACCGATTTCGATGGTGCGGCGGCTGAAACAATCGATCGTGAAATCACCCAGAAACTTGAAGATGCGGTGGCACGTGTTTCAGGTGTCAAAACCATATCCTCGCGTTCCTCTTTTGCCCGCTCGCGGGTAACGGTCGAATTTAATGACGGTGTCGATCTTAATGTAGCGGCAGCCGATATTCGCGATGCTATTTCGCGTGTTACCAATGATTTACCCGATGATGCCGATGCGTCCCGCATTATCAAGGCAGATTCCAATGCCGATGCGGTGATGCGCCTTGCCGTAACGTCAACAACAATGAGTGTTGATGATTTGACGGTTTTGACCGAAGACCAGATTGTCGACACACTTTCGGCGGTTTCCGGTGTTGCGGATGTGCAAGTCAATGGTGACCGCGACAAGATTTTCAGGATAGACATTAATCCGGCAAAACTTGCAAGTTATGGCCTGACCATTGCCGATGTTACGAAAACACTGTCCGATATGGCACTTGATGCGCCGGCCGGTTCGCTTAGAAGTTCCAGTCAGGCGCTGGTGGTGAGAGCAACCGCCAATATCTCCACACCGGAAGAATTCGAGAATGTCTATCTAAACAATCGTGTGCGTATCGGCGATATTGCCAATGTCACTCTGGGGCCGGATGTGGAAACCTCGATTGTGCGGGTCAATGGAAAACCCGGTGTCGGGCTTGGTATTGTGCGGCAGGCACAATCAAACACACTCGATATTTCCGAAGGGATAAGATCGGCCGTTGACAATCTCAACAAAACACTTCCTGAAGGCGTGCATATTACCATAACGAGTGATGATGCAAGCTTTATCAAAGGCGCTATTCACGAAGTCGAGGTTGCGCTTGTTGTTGCGGTTTTAAGCGTTGTGGTTATCATTTTTCTGTTTTTGTGGGATTTGCGCGCCACTTTCATTCCCGCCCTTTCTATCCCTGTCGCCTTGATCGGCACATTTGCCGCCATTTATCTTGCCGGTTTTTCGGTCAATATTCTAACTCTCCTTGCACTTGTTCTTGCAACCGGTCTGGTGGTCGATGATGCGATTGTCGTTCTGGAAAATATTGTGCGCCACCGTAATCTTGGCGCAGCGCCAGGGCTGCGGCGGTCATTGGCACAAGAGAAGTGTTTTTTGCCGTGA
- a CDS encoding GntR family transcriptional regulator, giving the protein MPLPSNNIPDLAQIPSTSDVILRYIRSSIIDGSLAGGEAIRQDEVAQLFNVSKIPVREALKQLESEGFVEFKRNKGAIVTELTEPEIVQIFEMRAILESRTVELSIPNMTKESLEKASLYCHQFQEEKDVSKWALLNWQFHSSLFEDANRPFFVKTIRSLNDRLERYLRIQLSLSHGKNLADKEHLLLLNACRDKNVSYAGELLYSHIMSACKSLRSSLSLIK; this is encoded by the coding sequence ATGCCATTACCAAGCAATAATATACCCGATTTAGCGCAGATTCCGTCCACCTCTGATGTCATACTGAGATATATCAGATCATCTATCATTGATGGTTCTCTGGCAGGTGGTGAGGCAATACGTCAGGATGAGGTTGCGCAATTATTCAATGTAAGCAAGATACCGGTCAGAGAGGCTTTAAAACAGCTTGAGTCAGAGGGGTTTGTTGAATTCAAGCGCAATAAGGGGGCTATAGTAACCGAGCTCACCGAGCCCGAGATTGTTCAAATTTTTGAAATGAGAGCAATTCTTGAAAGCCGTACAGTTGAGCTATCAATTCCCAATATGACCAAAGAATCCTTGGAAAAGGCAAGCCTTTATTGCCATCAATTCCAAGAGGAAAAGGATGTCTCGAAGTGGGCATTGTTAAACTGGCAATTTCACAGTTCTCTTTTTGAAGATGCGAATAGACCATTTTTCGTGAAAACAATTCGTTCGTTGAATGACCGTCTGGAACGATATTTGCGCATTCAATTATCGCTATCCCATGGTAAAAATCTGGCAGATAAAGAACATCTCCTTCTGCTTAATGCATGTCGTGACAAGAATGTCAGCTATGCCGGTGAACTCCTCTATTCCCATATAATGTCGGCATGCAAATCATTAAGATCATCATTGAGTTTAATTAAGTGA